From the genome of Aspergillus fumigatus Af293 chromosome 1, whole genome shotgun sequence, one region includes:
- a CDS encoding ESCRT-III subunit protein VPS20 encodes MGNTGSSHKISAQDRAILDLKNQRDKLRQHQKRITVLTDRETAIARECLARDDRRRALLALRRKKYQETLLSKTDAQLEQLEHLTSQVEFSLVQKDVLFGLQQGTKVLQAINKEMGGIEAVEKLMGETEEARAYQEEISQMLAGQLSNQDEDEVENELERLRQETEAITLPNVPTAPPVMAVGEEEADTEEVEISAARTKTRTAVPAS; translated from the exons ATGGGGAACACAGGCAGTTCTCATAAAATCTCTGCTCAGGATAG GGCCATTCTGGATTTGAAGAATCAGCGCGATAAGCTTCGTCAGCATCAAAAAAGAATCACTGTCCTCACAGACCGCGAGACCGCCATAGCAAGGGAATGCCTTGCGCGAGATGACCGCCGACGTGCTCTGTTGGCTCTTCGTCGCAAGAAATATCAAGAAACACTCCTAAGTAAAACGGATgcgcagctggagcagctGGAACATCTGACAAGTCAGGTGGAATTTTCGCTGGTCCAGAAAGATGTCCTCTTTGGCTTGCAACAGGGAACAAAGGTGCTCCAAGCTATTAACAAGGAAATGGGAGGTATCGAggctgtcgagaagctgatgggCGAAACTGAAGAAGCCAGGGCTTACCAAGAG GAAATTAGCCAGATGCTTGCGGGCCAGTTGTCGAAccaggatgaggacgaagtTGAGAACGAGCTGGAGAGATTACGGCAAGAGACAGAAGCTATCACCTTACCAAATGTCCCTACCGCCCCTCCGGTGATGGCCGtgggcgaagaagaagccgacACAGAAGAAGTGGAGATTTCGGCCGCCAGGACGAAGACCCGTACTGCAGTTCCTGCTTCCTGA
- a CDS encoding PITH domain-containing protein — protein sequence MQSAEATPKSGTAIVQKTWADRLNDEPELESDADEQLLMYIPFTGQVKLHSLLIYTAPTLSAPKRLKLFKNRNDLDFATASDLTPTQTIEIPQPVPGSDVFELPLSRAHWNATTSITLFFEDNWSSGEEDVTKVGYIGFKGQFMALNREPVSFLYEAAANPSDHVAIPGVSGVGGRVMPGQ from the exons ATGCAAAGCGCAGAAGCCACACCTAAATCAGGAACTGCCATTGTGCAGAAGACATGGGCTGACCGATTAAATGATGAGCCTGAACTCGAAAGCGATGCGGATGAGCAGCTCTTAATGTACATCCC GTTCACCGGACAAGTGAAATTGCATTCCTTGCTCATCTACACCGCACCCACACTGTCTGCACCCAAAAGGttgaagctcttcaagaaCCGGAATGATTTGGATTTTGCAACTGCCTCAGATTTGACCCCCACGCAAACAATCGAGATCCCGCAGCCAGTTCCTGGGTCTGACGTCTTTGAGCTGCCCCTCAGTCGCGCTCATTGGAATGCGACTACTTCAATTACCTTGTTCTTCGAAGACAACTGGAGCAGCGGAGAAGAGGACGTGACCAAAGTTGGATATATCGGTTTTAAAGGCCAGTTTATGGCTCTGAACCGTGAACCGGTCAGTTTCCTCTATGAAGCTGCTGCAAACCCTAGCGATCATGTAGCCATTCCGGGTGTCAGCGGAGTAGGAGGGAGAGTAATGCCTGGCCAATGA